In Desulfobulbus oralis, one DNA window encodes the following:
- a CDS encoding MATE family efflux transporter yields MATRHSPADASAKTGDLSTSPRVVWSLTWPQMLMMYLMFFMGFVAVWVAGRISADTQAALGMVNQCSTFLMVVAMALSSGAMAAVSQSLGARRRDRARRYVAATVIGCFTLGLGVAFAGWLWHDAILRLLRVPESIFPQSREMWRASMLALPAQYLYAATGMMFRATRQVLPALAVAMLVCCVNLVLCLGLGLGWMGLPDCGYMGLIWAMVGSVALGALCNCILLNRTGYLSGSALPTRRWLKAGLPYLMKVALPAGAAQLVWHSGYLTLFALVASLPHDKVNALAGLTAGMRVEALLFLPGMAFNMSVAVLVGNSLGAGKPAQAKRVGLNMVWVASLMMSVVAACLWPFRQTLAAMLASDAGAQMQIVNYLNYNLLSTPFSIASTVMGGIMVGAGATRYNLFIYGGTFWLLRLPLGWLLGHRLWGTADGVFLAMLASQAVQTSIMLYVLLRRNWTRFAMRVSPSAQRAGVEKT; encoded by the coding sequence ATGGCAACAAGGCACAGCCCCGCTGATGCTTCCGCGAAAACCGGCGACCTGAGCACCAGCCCCCGCGTCGTCTGGAGCCTGACCTGGCCCCAGATGCTCATGATGTATCTGATGTTCTTCATGGGCTTTGTGGCCGTCTGGGTGGCCGGCCGGATCAGTGCGGACACCCAGGCCGCCCTCGGCATGGTGAACCAGTGCAGCACCTTTCTGATGGTGGTGGCCATGGCGCTCTCCAGCGGCGCCATGGCGGCGGTGAGCCAGTCTCTGGGTGCGCGGCGGCGTGATCGGGCCCGGCGCTATGTGGCGGCCACGGTAATCGGCTGTTTCACGCTGGGGCTGGGAGTGGCCTTTGCGGGCTGGTTGTGGCACGATGCCATTCTGCGTCTCCTCAGGGTGCCGGAGAGCATTTTCCCCCAGTCCCGCGAGATGTGGCGGGCCAGCATGCTGGCTCTGCCGGCCCAGTATCTCTATGCCGCGACCGGCATGATGTTTCGCGCCACCCGGCAGGTGCTGCCGGCCCTGGCCGTGGCCATGCTGGTCTGCTGCGTCAATCTTGTGCTCTGCCTCGGGCTGGGACTGGGCTGGATGGGGCTGCCGGACTGCGGCTACATGGGACTCATCTGGGCCATGGTGGGCTCGGTGGCCCTGGGGGCGCTCTGCAACTGCATACTCCTGAACCGAACCGGTTACCTCTCCGGCAGCGCCCTGCCCACCCGGCGCTGGCTGAAGGCCGGTCTGCCCTATCTGATGAAGGTGGCCTTGCCGGCCGGCGCGGCCCAGCTCGTCTGGCATTCCGGCTACCTGACCCTCTTTGCGCTGGTGGCCTCGCTGCCCCATGACAAGGTCAATGCCCTGGCCGGCCTCACCGCCGGCATGCGGGTGGAGGCGCTGCTCTTTTTACCGGGCATGGCCTTCAACATGAGCGTGGCCGTCCTGGTGGGCAATTCCCTGGGCGCCGGCAAGCCGGCCCAGGCCAAACGGGTCGGCCTGAACATGGTTTGGGTGGCAAGCCTCATGATGAGCGTGGTCGCCGCCTGCCTCTGGCCCTTCCGGCAGACGCTCGCCGCAATGCTCGCCTCTGACGCCGGCGCACAGATGCAGATTGTGAACTATCTCAACTACAATCTGCTGTCCACGCCCTTCTCCATCGCCAGCACGGTCATGGGCGGCATTATGGTGGGCGCAGGCGCCACCCGCTACAATCTCTTCATCTACGGCGGCACCTTCTGGCTGCTGCGGCTGCCGCTGGGTTGGCTGCTGGGCCACAGGCTCTGGGGTACGGCGGATGGCGTCTTCCTGGCCATGCTGGCCTCGCAGGCGGTGCAAACCAGCATCATGCTGTACGTGCTGCTCCGCCGCAACTGGACACGTTTCGCCATGCGCGTCAGCCCTTCGGCGCAGCGGGCTGGCGTCGAAAAAACCTGA